In one window of Heptranchias perlo isolate sHepPer1 unplaced genomic scaffold, sHepPer1.hap1 HAP1_SCAFFOLD_237, whole genome shotgun sequence DNA:
- the LOC137310260 gene encoding serine protease 33-like, with product MIFNRIVGGEDSRTRAWPWLASIHLDKRHICGGSLITNTWVLTAAHCVFERMKLQYDVCLGRHQQGGVNLKEVVMKILRISRHENYVNRLEGNDIALIRLDRRIEFNTHIMPICLPSSNFQFPCGSSCWVAGWGNTEEGISLISPGTLQEVEVALIGHRTCNRLYQAGMTIGSSKINIINSMLCAGVPEGKKGTCEGDMGGPLAYLNEGTWVQVGIVSFSEGCGKNIRPGVYTAVAPFQEWINARVSGLQFMAPTLALWLSPEGCLNSVPGGIGGLLLHAGSILSLLLCGILLND from the exons ATGATATTCAACCGGATTGTGGGCGGTGAAGACTCCCGGACGAGAGCGTGGCCCTGGCTGGCCAGCATTCACTTGGACAAAAggcatatttgtggagggtccctTATTACAAATACCTGGGTTTTAACTGCTGCTCACTGCGTCTTCGA AAGGATGAAATTGCAATACGACGTCTGCTTAGGAAGGCATCAGCAGGGAGGCGTCAATCTGAAAGAAGTGGTAATGAAAATCCTAAGAATCTCCCGTCATGAAAATTACGTCAATCGCCTGGAAGGCAATGACATCGCATTGATCCGACTTGATAGGAGAATCGAATTCAACACCCACATCATGCCCATCTGCCTACCGAGCTCCAACTTCCAGTTCCCCTGTGGATCCAGCTGTTGGGTGGCCGGGTGGGGAAACACAGAGGAGGGCA TCAGCCTCATTTCACCAGGAACACTCCAAGAGGTGGAGGTGGCCCTGATCGGGCACAGGACGTGTAACCGGCTGTACCAAGCTGGAATGACCATTGGCTCCAGCAAGATCAACATCATCAACTCGATGCTGTGTGCCGGCGTCCCAGAGGGCAAGAAGGGCACCTGTGAG GGAGATATGGGCGGGCCTCTGGCCTACTTGAACGAGGGTACCTGGGTGCAGGTTGGCATCGTCAGCTTTAGCGAGGGCTGTGGGAAAAATATTCGGCCCGGTGTCTACACAGCAGTCGCCCCCTTCCAGGAATGGATCAATGCGAGAGTATCCGGGCTGCAGTTCATGGCTCCGACATTGGCGTTGTGGCTCTCACCGGAAGGTTGCCTGAACAGTGTGCCAGGAGGCATCGGGGGGCTCCTACTCCATGCGGGCAgcatcctctccctcctcctctgcgGCATCTTGCTGAACGATTAG